In the Candidatus Poribacteria bacterium genome, TCATTTATAGGTATGGCCGTTTCATCCGCCTCCACGCCCAATCCCGTTCCCTCGGCTATCTCCTTCAGCGTCGTGGCAAGTCCTCCTCTGGTCGGGTCGCGCATGAACCGTATCACATCTCCCACCTCTGAGATAAGTCGAGTGATCAGTCCGTTCAAGGGGGCACAGTCGCTTATGATTTCCGTCTCGAACTGCATCCCCTCTCTCATGGAGAGCACGGCTATCCCGTGGTCGCCTATGGGGCCGTTTATAAGTATGAGGTCTCCGGCCCGGATCTCCTCCATACCCAGCCTTATCCCTTCCGGGATGAATCCCACTCCTGAGGTGTTGATAAAGATCCCGTCAGCCTTGCCCCGTTCGACCACTTTGGTATCGCCCGTCACGACCTCCACCCCCGCTTCAGCCGCGACCTTCGCCATCGAATCCAGTATCCCTTCCAGATCCCCTATACTGAACCCCTCCTCCAGGATCAGACCGCAGGAGATGTATCTCGGCACGGCACCGCTTACGGCGAGGTCGTTTATCGTGCCA is a window encoding:
- the hypE gene encoding hydrogenase expression/formation protein HypE; its protein translation is MKSVLLGHGSGGRLTHELIGDLILKKLQNPILQRLEDSAIFSFNGIRLAFTTDSYVVKPIFFPGGDIGKLAVCGTINDLAVSGAVPRYISCGLILEEGFSIGDLEGILDSMAKVAAEAGVEVVTGDTKVVERGKADGIFINTSGVGFIPEGIRLGMEEIRAGDLILINGPIGDHGIAVLSMREGMQFETEIISDCAPLNGLITRLISEVGDVIRFMRDPTRGGLATTLKEIAEGTGLGVEADETAIPINEAVRAACEILGLDPMFVANEGKVVLVIEPESAPKALQIMREHPLGAGSAIIGEITADHPGQVHLKTEIGSKRMIDMLVGEQLPRIC